The following are encoded in a window of Hymenobacter volaticus genomic DNA:
- the hmpA gene encoding NO-inducible flavohemoprotein produces the protein MTPNQKALVTATVSTLKAHGVALTTHFYRRMFEHNPELKNAFNMGNQQNGKQQMALALAVLAYAENIENPSVLVQALTKIGHKHVSLDIRPEHYAIVGRHLLASIGEVLGEAATPELLEAWATAYGELATLMSGLESGLYQNAVNQEGGWTGWRPFTVQQKVVESTEITSFYLYPTDGGKVADYLPGQYVSVRLFLPELNLFQPRQYSLSSAPNGEYYRISVKKEVGSQHPSGLISNRLHDFVEEGNIVELAAPAGDFTLKTAKQTPVVLVSGGVGQTPLLSMLDYLVDSGSSREVVWVHGSRNAQVHAFREPVAQLAARQANMQQHIFYDTLAPSLEIEGHYAGIVDLQKLNVGTLLPEADYYVCGPAPFIRKQVQDLTAMGVSPTAIHFEEFGPATLTL, from the coding sequence ATGACCCCCAACCAAAAAGCCCTCGTCACTGCCACCGTCAGTACTCTTAAAGCGCATGGTGTGGCCTTGACCACCCACTTTTACCGCCGCATGTTCGAGCATAACCCCGAGTTGAAGAACGCCTTCAACATGGGTAACCAGCAGAACGGCAAACAGCAAATGGCCTTGGCCTTGGCCGTGCTGGCTTATGCCGAAAACATCGAAAACCCGTCGGTGCTCGTGCAGGCTCTCACCAAGATTGGCCACAAGCACGTCAGCCTCGACATCCGGCCCGAGCACTACGCCATTGTGGGGCGGCACCTGCTGGCTTCCATCGGCGAAGTTCTAGGCGAAGCCGCCACGCCCGAACTGCTCGAAGCTTGGGCCACAGCGTACGGAGAGCTAGCCACCCTTATGAGCGGTCTGGAAAGCGGCTTGTATCAGAATGCGGTTAACCAAGAGGGCGGTTGGACCGGCTGGCGCCCGTTCACGGTGCAACAGAAAGTAGTGGAATCAACTGAAATCACGTCGTTCTACCTCTATCCTACCGACGGCGGCAAAGTAGCAGATTACCTGCCCGGACAATACGTGAGTGTGCGCCTGTTTCTGCCCGAGCTGAACTTGTTTCAGCCCCGCCAGTACAGCCTCTCCAGTGCGCCCAACGGCGAGTACTACCGCATTTCGGTGAAGAAAGAAGTGGGTAGTCAGCATCCCAGCGGCCTGATCAGCAACCGCTTGCACGATTTTGTAGAGGAAGGCAACATCGTGGAACTGGCTGCGCCGGCCGGCGACTTCACTTTGAAAACCGCTAAGCAGACGCCCGTAGTGCTGGTGAGCGGCGGCGTGGGCCAGACGCCCCTACTAAGCATGTTGGACTATCTTGTAGACTCGGGCAGTTCGCGTGAAGTGGTGTGGGTGCACGGCAGCCGCAATGCCCAGGTACACGCTTTTCGGGAGCCAGTAGCGCAACTGGCCGCTCGCCAAGCAAATATGCAGCAACACATTTTCTATGACACCCTGGCCCCCAGCTTGGAAATAGAAGGCCACTATGCGGGCATCGTCGACCTGCAAAAGCTTAATGTCGGTACCTTGCTGCCGGAGGCCGACTACTACGTGTGCGGCCCTGCCCCTTTTATTCGCAAGCAGGTGCAGGACCTAACTGCTATGGGGGTTTCGCCCACGGCCATTCACTTCGAGGAATTTGGGCCGGCAACGCTAACCTTGTAA
- a CDS encoding RrF2 family transcriptional regulator, translating into MGMFSKACEYGIRASIYIGQQSADFGRRVGLKDIAAEIGSPEAFTAKVLQQLVRAQLVTSVKGPTGGFELTPEQLRTVTLRQIVVAIDGGAMLQGCALGLPQCSAKQPCPMHYQFLPIRDQLNELLRTHTIGELASKVHEGLGFLKQFN; encoded by the coding sequence ATGGGAATGTTCTCGAAAGCATGTGAGTATGGGATTCGGGCCTCGATCTACATCGGGCAGCAGTCGGCCGACTTTGGCCGTCGCGTGGGCCTGAAAGACATTGCCGCCGAAATCGGCTCGCCTGAGGCCTTCACGGCCAAGGTGCTGCAACAGCTCGTGCGCGCACAGTTGGTCACGTCCGTGAAAGGGCCGACTGGTGGCTTCGAGCTTACCCCCGAACAACTACGCACCGTCACGCTCCGCCAGATTGTGGTGGCCATTGACGGCGGGGCCATGTTGCAGGGCTGCGCTCTAGGGCTGCCGCAGTGCTCGGCCAAACAGCCCTGTCCTATGCACTACCAGTTTCTACCCATCCGCGACCAACTCAATGAGCTACTACGCACCCACACCATCGGCGAGCTGGCCAGCAAGGTGCATGAGGGCTTGGGCTTCTTAAAGCAATTCAACTAG
- a CDS encoding catalase, whose amino-acid sequence MENSSQPQKLTTAAGRPIFDNQNSQSAGERGPLLLQDYFFHEKSAHFNRERIPERVVHAKGSGAYGKFTVTHDITHLTRAKLFAKVGNECKLFTRFSTVGGEKGSADTERDPRGFALKFYTEDGNWDLVGNNTPIFFVKDPLKFMDFIHTQKREARSNLKSATMKWDYWSLNPETLHQVAILMSDRGTPYGYRHMHGYGSHTFSLINANNERTWVKFHFRTQQGIKNFSSEEATRMKSVDLDFAQHDLIEAIDNGHFPRWTMFIQTMTEEQARDFRWNPFDLTKVWPQGEFPLQEVGVMELNEIPSNYHAHVEQAAFAPAHVVDGIGYSPDKMLQGRILSYPDAQRYRLGANYQHLPVNACPFGFGNYQRDGQMALGDNGGPGPNYFPNSFDGPVEDKTQGEPAQELDGFAARYDRNEGPGNDDHYTQAGNLFRLLDPQAQRNLVGNVVESMVGITGPKKDLITQRQLCHWFRADIRLGMAIAKGLGVDAEIPMEHHPAPMAAQG is encoded by the coding sequence ATGGAAAACTCAAGCCAACCTCAAAAGCTGACTACCGCGGCCGGACGGCCCATTTTCGACAATCAGAATTCGCAGTCGGCTGGCGAGCGGGGCCCACTGCTGCTCCAGGACTATTTCTTTCACGAAAAATCGGCGCACTTCAACCGGGAGAGAATACCCGAGCGAGTGGTGCACGCCAAAGGCAGCGGTGCATACGGCAAGTTCACCGTCACCCACGACATCACGCACCTGACCCGGGCCAAGCTGTTCGCCAAGGTGGGCAACGAGTGCAAATTGTTCACGCGCTTCAGCACGGTGGGCGGCGAGAAAGGCTCGGCCGACACCGAGCGCGACCCCCGCGGTTTTGCCTTGAAGTTCTACACCGAGGACGGCAATTGGGACTTGGTGGGTAACAACACGCCGATATTCTTTGTGAAGGACCCCCTGAAATTCATGGACTTCATTCACACGCAGAAGCGCGAGGCGCGCTCCAACTTGAAGTCGGCGACCATGAAATGGGACTATTGGAGCCTCAACCCGGAGACGCTGCACCAAGTTGCCATCCTGATGAGCGACCGGGGTACGCCCTATGGCTACCGCCACATGCACGGCTACGGTTCGCATACGTTCTCGCTGATTAACGCCAATAATGAGCGCACGTGGGTGAAATTTCACTTTCGTACCCAGCAAGGCATCAAGAATTTTTCCAGCGAGGAAGCCACGCGCATGAAGAGCGTGGACCTAGACTTCGCGCAGCACGACTTGATTGAGGCCATCGACAATGGCCATTTCCCGCGCTGGACTATGTTCATCCAGACTATGACTGAGGAGCAGGCCCGCGACTTTCGCTGGAACCCGTTTGACCTCACCAAAGTGTGGCCCCAAGGCGAGTTTCCGCTGCAAGAAGTAGGCGTGATGGAACTCAACGAGATTCCCAGCAACTATCACGCGCACGTCGAGCAGGCGGCCTTCGCTCCCGCCCACGTAGTAGACGGTATTGGTTACTCGCCCGATAAAATGCTGCAGGGCCGCATCCTGAGCTACCCCGACGCACAACGTTACCGCCTCGGTGCCAACTACCAGCACCTACCCGTCAATGCCTGTCCCTTCGGCTTCGGCAACTACCAGCGCGACGGCCAGATGGCGCTAGGCGACAACGGTGGCCCTGGTCCAAACTACTTTCCCAATTCCTTCGATGGCCCCGTGGAAGACAAAACCCAGGGCGAACCCGCTCAGGAGCTGGATGGCTTCGCAGCGCGCTACGACCGCAACGAAGGCCCCGGCAACGACGACCACTACACCCAGGCCGGCAACCTGTTCCGCCTGCTCGACCCGCAGGCCCAACGCAACCTTGTCGGCAACGTGGTGGAATCAATGGTGGGCATTACCGGCCCCAAGAAGGACCTTATCACGCAACGCCAGCTCTGCCACTGGTTCCGCGCCGACATTCGCCTCGGTATGGCCATTGCCAAAGGCTTGGGCGTGGATGCTGAAATTCCAATGGAGCACCATCCCGCGCCCATGGCTGCCCAAGGATAA